The Porites lutea chromosome 4, jaPorLute2.1, whole genome shotgun sequence genome contains a region encoding:
- the LOC140934513 gene encoding uncharacterized protein — MVSTRFKKRVTVVLFVSILVLVCFYKMQRWGNDQLSRAAEQTKHFSSIIDRGRSTPLMNQNDDDEANDPGEGDFSNNNDTSASEAAEPPIKVHRGLEDNEEVEDTLDWLRDHGVKPPPDLSDIKEEITATDQEGSISPPTSQMRNINLPATEKISTVPHAISQIPSTTSKLLLRSTRPKTIDRAANRDELANKPPDTFSMPFNSKLEFSSPVPSVSEGTTSTAPRPVSRLPSITFEILLRSTLPVTSDHVTTRDTEANKPPETSLMPYHSKPSPSENETTSNVPHPASLVPSTIPPSTTSETSPQSTQPPATKGFPYTSPTSRHSDSKTLSHPFVSEQIKSVKNGAKSTSSSMTLAESLFKAPEIHTNLSSNVSTDRNSGLTSSSALLPTTGIPTPTYTTPSLTNLHTCKLPKLNPWDPSIRHLLEDVGDDPGCRNGFPAPAFDVVANRLVLTGEVNADEVDFKQVNVETIHRNDEDDNNVHFMNQGNPFTGNLSSDDFNISNIINASDFFKLTYTMKTGKENTHYFARVVPQLDAMREARLVREGIERQGTPEGLKLNVVMLGIDSVSAASFRRKMPKSLDFLKTSLKTFFISGQTVIGDGTTPALTAMLTGLYETEAPEGRQGFDNSAPVDNWPWLMKLYKEHGYVTMMAEDDPIMGAFNLRLKGFKDPPANHYVRPFWLALEENNERDEPGLCSRSTFMTNFTLDYVLSFFTAYPDNLKFAFAFMSYLAHAHPNHLSFADNDLLRVLRTFVKHKYHENTVIVIFGDHGSRNDDVRNTMQGKLEERLPWLSISVPEWIEEKYPDITSALKQNEDIVSTPFDLHATLHHVLTYPKEPQGEKTQSLFTTLNYSRTCGEAGIDEHWCPCLEFRNINITSPHVIGGAEMAVKYINDVILNRTDLLRTSCVRIKLKKILKAEHFKPNEKLQRFSSTNQDSDRAVNFDSPTADSAHYRINFMTSPGNAFFEATVAVREDKKVIVNPNISRTNVYGDQPRCILRKYPYARKFCYCKETMART; from the exons ATGGTTTCCACACGGTTCAAGAAGCGAGTCACTGTCGTCTTGTTCGTCAGCATTCTTGTGCTAGTATGCTTTTACAAGATGCAGCGGTGGGGCAATGATCAGTTGAGTCGGGCCGCCGAACAAACCAAACATTTCTCAAG TATCATTGACCGAGGGAGATCTACTCCGTTGATGAACCAAAATGATGACGATGAGGCAAACGATCCTGGGGAGGGTGACTTCAGTAACAATAATGACACCTCGGCGAGCGAAGCAGCCGAGCCTCCAATTAAGGTTCACAGAGGACTGGAAGACAATGAGGAAGTAGAGGACACTTTAGACTGGTTACGAGACCATGGTGTCAAACCTCCGCCTGATCTATCTGATATTAAAGAGGAAATAACAGCGACAGATCAAGAAGGAAGTATTTCCCCGCCAACAAGTCAAATGAGAAATATTAATCTCCCAGCAACTGAGAAGATAAGTACTGTTCCGCATGCAATAAGTCAGATACCAAGTACAACTTCCAAACTTTTACTTCGTTCAACGCGGCCAAAGACAATTGATCGGGCTGCAAATCGAGATGAATTGGCAAATAAGCCCCCTGATACATTTTCAATGCCTTTTAACTCCAAACTTGAATTTTCTTCTCCTGTTCCATCAGTGAGTGAGGGGACAACAAGTACCGCTCCGCGTCCAGTAAGTCGGCTACCAAGTATAACATTCGAAATTTTACTTAGGTCAACGTTGCCAGTGACAAGCGACCATGTTACCACTCGAGATACAGAGGCGAATAAGCCCCCTGAAACATCGTTAATGCCATATCACTCCAAGCCAAGTCCATCAGAGAATGAGACAACAAGTAATGTTCCCCACCCAGCAAGTCTGGTACCAAGTACTATCCCTCCGTCAACAACGTCCGAAACTTCACCTCAATCCACCCAACCTCCGGCGACGAAAGGGTTCCCTTATACTTCGCCAACATCACGTCACTCCGACTCTAAGACATTATCTCATCCTTTTGTCAGCGAGcaaatcaaaagtgtcaaaaatgGCGCAAAATCCACTTCATCGAGCATGACGCTGGCTGAATCGCTGTTTAAAGCACCGGAAATTCATACTAACTTATCGTCTAATGTTTCCACTGACAGAAACAGCGGTCTCACCTCTTCCTCTGCTTTATTGCcaaccacaggtataccaactCCCACGTATACTACTCCTAGTCTAACAAATCTACATACTTGTAAGCTACCAAAGCTCAACCCGTGGGATCCCTCCATAAGGCACTTGTTGGAGGATGTCGGTGACGATCCCGGGTGTAGAAATGGGTTCCCTGCGCCTGCATTTGACGTCGTCGCTAACAGACTGGTACTCACAGGAGAGGTAAACGCAGATGAGGTAGATTTCAAGCAAGTGAATGTGGAGACGATTCATCGAAATGACGAGGATGACAACAATGTACACTTTATGAATCAAGGAAATCCGTTTACCGGTAACCTGTCCTCCGATGACTTCAATATTTCCAACATAATTAACGCATCAGACTTTTTTAAGCTGACATACACGATGAAAACAGGCAAAGAAAATACACACTACTTTGCCCGAGTTGTACCACAACTCGACGCAATGCGTGAAGCAAGACTCGTAAGGGAGGGGATCGAGCGACAAGGAACACCAGAAGGGTTAAAATTGAATGTTGTCATGCTTGGCATTGATTCTGTTTCCGCTGCGAGTTTTCGTCGCAAAATGCCAAAATCATTAGATTTTCTCAAGACATCCCTGAAAACTTTCTTCATTTCTGGACAAACTGTGATTGGTGACGGAACAACACCCGCGTTGACAGCAATGCTCACGGGCCTGTACGAGACGGAAGCTCCAGAAGGCCGTCAAGGGTTCGACAACAGCGCTCCTGTTGATAATTGGCCCTGGTTAATGAAGTTGTACAAGGAGCATGGGTACGTAACGATGATGGCTGAGGATGACCCAATAATGGGCGCTTTTAACCTGAGGCTCAAAGGCTTTAAGGACCCTCCAGCGAATCATTACGTTAGGCCCTTTTGGCTTGCGCTGGAAGAAAACAACGAAAGAGACGAGCCAGGGCTGTGCTCGCGTTCAACATTTATGACAAATTTCACTTTGGACTACGTTCTCAGCTTTTTTACAGCGTACCCCGATAATCTTAAATTTGCATTTGCTTTCATGAGTTACCTGGCACACGCCCACCCGAATCACCTCAGTTTCGCAGATAACGACCTTTTGCGAGTACTTCGCACATTTGTCAAACACAAGTACCACGAAAACACCGTGATTGTTATATTTGGAGATCACGGCTCACGAAATGATGACGTCAGGAACACGATGCAAGGAAAACTGGAGGAGCGGTTACCCTGGCTATCTATATCAGTGCCTGAATGGATTGAAGAAAAATACCCTGATATAACCTCGGCATTAAAGCAAAATGAAGACATTGTATCAACTCCATTTGATCTACACGCCACCCTTCATCACGTATTGACCTATCCGAAGGAACCACAAGGAGAGAAGACTCAAAGCTTGTTTACAACATTGAATTACTCAAGGACTTGTGGTGAGGCAG gtATTGATGAACATTGGTGTCCCTGCCTAGAATTTCGGAACATAAACATTACATCTCCGCATGTGATTGGTGGAGCGGAAATGGCTGTCAAATATATCAATGACGTCATCCTGAACCGCACGGACTTGCTTCGCACGTCATGCGTGCGCATCAAACTGAAGAAAATCCTAAAAGCTGAACACTTCAAGCCGAACGAAAAGCTTCAACGATTTAGCTCCACAAACCAGGATTCAGATCGCGCCGTAAATTTTGACTCACCAACTGCAGATAGTGCTCACTATAGAATTAATTTCATGACTAGCCCCGGTAACGCGTTTTTCGAAGCCACGGTAGCCGTTCGTGAAGATAAAAAGGTGATTGTGAATCCCAATATAAGTAGGACAAATGTCTACGGTGATCAGCCTAGATGTATTTTGCGCAAATATCCTTACGCTAGAAAATTTTGCTACTGCAAAGAAACCATGGCGAGAACATGA
- the LOC140933229 gene encoding uncharacterized protein, whose amino-acid sequence MDISYDQLSFSSSKNNTNQVLDVSHENAVILVTLASFVFFLACIILIVYYQWRLFRHIVETRIGTVVFFLGVLLTVITTLSSYTEQTVYAVYRLILLSFCGMLVLVVGCAVLFENASPERPLDDYGYERLPVGYMHGSMGIIIWVITLPLSILELLFAIGAAKQAPNDTYAAVMYTALVQKIVQASVYHFSLRHKVARADLRMACSWLLKIISFFNFAFWIDSITTSRTDNEWVVGLFGKGFSIVKAAYNALLIDYRLLCCLLFLEHSLELTEVRTNRRIDEIFDPDANEALMQDSFASVDVEISHSSGYGYVVGLILIATQLVAGLQYVDFVGKWANIFPILANSVVILFGLLLLYGTASIVTGNGAFNNRNSKWRETESKAIDVMVCFMGTIGFVYWFIKASYCGLWASKYSSTDTDFHQYLTWTTLKNFVYAITILFQLNFFVKMGPNFGCDEESSRQKTKHFYVTTIMMALFSLLISFVVDEYSGRVEKLLDQAHISKTMSAFLQAAAPIHLGFSLHMFLHFFIMNRRLSQFQYRRKNKQLQNSHEPRQPSTGNTEHNEETRGERQPLISQHLPTITQA is encoded by the coding sequence ATGGACATTTCGTATGATCAGCTGagcttttcaagttcaaaaaacAACACGAACCAAGTCCTCGATGTATCTCATGAAAACGCCGTTATCCTTGTAACTCTGGCATCGTTTGTGTTTTTCTTGGCCTGCATTATTCTGATTGTGTACTATCAATGGCGTCTCTTCCGTCACATTGTGGAAACACGCATCGGAACTGTGGTATTTTTCCTTGGCGTATTACTGACGGTTATTACAACCCTGAGTTCTTACACAGAGCAAACAGTTTACGCCGTATATCGCCTGATACTCCTGTCCTTTTGTGGAATGTTGGTATTGGTCGTTGGCTGTGCGGTGTTATTCGAGAATGCCTCCCCCGAGAGGCCGTTAGATGACTATGGATACGAACGACTTCCGGTTGGGTATATGCATGGCAGCATGGGCATAATCATCTGGGTCATCACTCTTCCCCTGAGTATCCTGGAGCTCTTGTTTGCCATTGGAGCAGCAAAGCAAGCACCAAACGATACTTACGCAGCTGTCATGTACACAGCACTAGTGCAGAAAATTGTCCAAGCGAGTGTGTACCATTTTAGTTTGCGACATAAAGTTGCCAGAGCCGACTTGCGCATGGCATGCTCATGGCTCCTCAAGATCATCTCTTTCTTTAACTTTGCCTTCTGGATTGATTCAATCACAACATCTCGCACCGACAATGAATGGGTGGTGGGTCTATTCGGTAAGGGATTCTCTATTGTAAAAGCTGCGTACAATGCTTTGCTAATTGATTACAGACTTCTGTGCTGCTTACTTTTTCTAGAACATTCTCTAGAATTAACAGAAGTGCGCACTAATCGGCGAATTGATGAAATATTTGATCCAGATGCTAATGAAGCCCTGATGCAGGATTCTTTTGCTTCAGTGGATGTGGAGATTTCTCATTCTTCTGGTTATGGCTACGTCGTTGGTCTCATCTTAATAGCTACCCAACTTGTTGCTGGTCTTCAATACGTAGACTTTGTAGGTAAATGGGCAAACATATTCCCAATTCTAGCCAACAGTGTTGTGATATTATTTGGCCTCTTACTTCTCTACGGCACTGCCAGCATTGTAACAGGTAATGGTGCCTTTAATAATCGCAACAGCAAGTGGCGTGAAACTGAATCCAAAGCTATTGATGTGATGGTATGTTTCATGGGCACCATTGGTTTTGTTTACTGGTTCATAAAAGCATCATATTGTGGACTGTGGGCTTCCAAGTACTCATCAACTGACACTGACTTTCACCAATATCTGACATGGACAACTCTAAAGAACTTTGTTTATGCCATTACAATCCTGTTCCAACTAAACTTCTTTGTCAAAATGGGCCCAAACTTTGGGTGTGATGAAGAAAGCAGTCGtcaaaaaacaaagcatttttaCGTGACCACAATAATGATGGCTTTGTTTTCGCTTCTAATTTCATTTGTTGTGGATGAATACAGTGGTCGCGTTGAAAAGCTTTTGGACCAAGCTCACATCAGCAAGACCATGTCTGCATTTCTCCAAGCTGCAGCGCCAATCCATCTGGGCTTTAGCTTGCATATGTTTCTGCACTTTTTCATCATGAATAGACGGCTGTCACAGTTTCAGTACAGAAGGAAAAACAAGCAATTGCAAAATTCTCACGAGCCTCGACAACCCTCAACCGGGAACACTGAACACAATGAAGAAACAAGGGGAGAAAGGCAACCATTAATTTCCCAACATTTGCCAACAATAACACAGGCTTAA